A genomic region of Alnus glutinosa chromosome 11, dhAlnGlut1.1, whole genome shotgun sequence contains the following coding sequences:
- the LOC133881110 gene encoding uncharacterized mitochondrial protein AtMg00860-like, whose amino-acid sequence MELFAKLKKCEFWLEEASFLSHVVNKNELIVDPDKVKVVVEWEQSANVREIRSFLGIAGYYRRFIEGFFALSGPLTALTRKNAQYEWSEECEASFHELKRRLVIAPVLTLPMKFVGYVVYTDASRKGL is encoded by the coding sequence ATGGAGTTGtttgccaaactcaagaaatgtGAGTTTTGGTTAGAAGAAGCATCCTTCTTGAGTCATGTTGTGAACAAGAACGAACTTATAGTTGATCCAGATAAGGTAAAGGTTGTTGTTGAGTGGGAACAATCGGCGAATGTTCGGGAGATCCGTAGTTTCTTGGGTATAGCTGGTTACTATCGGAGATTCATTGAGGGTTTTTTTGCATTGTCAGGGCCACTGACCGCTCTCACAAGAAAGAATGCCCAATATGAATGGAGCGAGGAATGTGAAGCTAGTTTCCATGAGCTAAAGAGAAGGCTTGTGATTGCACCAGTGCTTACACTACCCATGAAATTTGTTGGGTATGTGGTTTATACAGATGCATCACGTAAAGGGCTGTGA